A window of Maioricimonas rarisocia genomic DNA:
ATGCTGCCGCGCCTCTGCCGCGAAAAGCTTCTGAATCTCCTCGCGGGTGGGCTTCACCTTGTTCTGATCGGCCCAGTCCGACATGACGAGATGCGACACCCGGCTGACGAGCGGACGCCACCGGGATTCGGCCTGCCACCTGGCGAAGTCCTCCGCGGAAAGCCTGGCCCGATTCTGAGCAACTTCCGACGGGCTGATCTTCCTCAGCCAGACCTTCTTGCCGAGGACCGTGGCCGCGTGGAGACGCGCGGTTCTCGGACTTTCCTGAGCGGTTGCGACGCCCGCCTCCCCGCACAGCATCGCGGCCAGCAGGAATGTGAATCCGACTCGCGTGGCGAAACGATGGCTCATGAGTGAGTCCTCCGGCAGCCCGCGTTGGCGTATCCCTGCTGCATGCGAATTCGGCCTGAAGGCGTCTTCGCGTCTCAAACGCTTCGTGCCTCAACCTGCCAGCAGCACGGCTCGATTCCCTGGCACTTCACGACGGCCCCGGCACATTCGACGGCCTGCCGGTCGTCTCCCCAAGCATGCCAGAATCGAACCGCAATGCAATCGCATTCGGGGCCGCCGCCAGTACGAACGTCGTTCGAGCCACGAGGGCATTGAAGGATGAACATGCCATCCCGGAGCTCACGCACCGGGCTCGCCTGGTTCCGCTTCCTCACGGGCGCAGCTCGTAATCGCGCCAGCTAACGACTCACATCTCGAGACTCACCCCTCACTCATCCCACGGGTGGCCCAGACAACCTGCTTGTCTGGGTCGCGCAGCGACAGGAAGACGCGTGCAGCCCCACAAGCCACAATCGTTCCACAATGAATTCTGCCGGCGACTGTTGTCACAACGTGGCGGCAGGCAGAGCCTGCCCTATCGCCACTCGATGAACAGAGCACACGGCTCACAGAGCCGCGGCACCCGCCTATCGGCTCTCCTCTGCGAATTCCTCCGTGCCTCTGTGTCTCCTACGAAAACAGACGTCGTCCTGGGGGACAACGGTTCCGGGGGCTCCACTCGCTCCGCTCGTTCCGACCCCGGCCACCCATCTCACGCATGAGCCGCCTCCCCAGCAAGACTCCCGTTTTCATCCTCCGGGGCGACGCACCGTCATGACAACTCCGTGGTGGCTCCTTCGCGCTCACGTTCCGGCCTCGCCAGAGATGTTCCTCGGCCTCCCCGAGCCTCGCGTCTCGAGCCTCACGCCTGCACAACCAGCCCGGCTCGTTGACTTCTCACGGCAACCGACCTTATTCTGGCTTCTCCCTATTCTGATTCGACTTGCTGATTCTCAACGAGCCCGATCCCATGATGCGCTATGCGAAATCGGTCTGCCGATGGCCCCTGGCATGGATGATTCTGGCGCTGCCGCTGATGGTCGGCTGCCCCGGCGAAGTCCCCTCCGGTGGTAACGGTGCTGCCGGCGGTAATGGAGAGACCAAACGTATCGTCATCCTCACCAACGGGGACGACCCGTTCTGGGACGCCTGCGAAGCAGGGGCTTTCAAGGCAGAAGAAGAACTCGGGCTGGCGGAGGACGGCCTGGCCGTCACGTTCGAACGGGCCGATTTCACCGTCAAGGGGCAGGTCGACAAACTCAAGCAGTACGCCCTGCAGAGCGACATCGTCGCCCTCGGGATCTCGGTCTACAAGCCGGACAGCAAGCAGATCGCCGATGAACTCCGCAAGCTCCGCGAGCGGGGCGTGAAGGTCGTGACGATCGACGGCGACATCGACCGCGAGCAGTTCCGCGATGCCCGGTTCGCCTACCTGGGAACCGACAACATCGTCGGCGGTCGCGAGCTCGGCCGGGCGACCGCCGCGGTCCTGCCGGAAGGTGGCCAGTTCGCCTTCTTCGTCGGCAGCACCAGTGCCGCCAACGCCATCGCCCGCATGCAGGGCTTCATCGAAGGGGCCGGGCCCGCATTCGAAGAAGTCACGCGACTGGAAGACGGCGGCGACCGTCCGAAGGCCCGCAAGAACGTGCAGGACGCCCTCGACCAGTACCCGGAAATCGACGCCCTCGTCGGCATCTGGGCCTACAATACGCCGCAGATCGTCGCGGTCGTCGAAGACCAGAACATCCGCGACAAGACGAAGGTTTCCTGCTTCGACGCCGCCGAGATCAGCATTCGCGAGATGAAGGACGGCAACGTCGACGTCATGGTCGTTCAGAACCCGTACCAGATGGGTCACGTGGGTGTGCGGCTGCTGAAGGCAATGGTTGAGGAGAATCAGGAATTCATCGACGAAATGTACCCCGACTACTCGCAGGAGGGAGAAGGGGACATCTACCGGACCGAGCTCCGCGTGGTCGTTCCGGACGAAGGCTCGCCGATCACGCCGGATCTGTTCGAAGAAGGAACGACCTTCATGAAGCTCAGCGAGTTCGAAGAGTGGCTCGCCGAGCGGAACCTGACCAGTTCGTAAGCCTGTTGCCGCGCTCCGGCCGCCGAGGCTGACTGATCTCTGACATTCGAGTTTTGACTGACTGCAGGGTTACCCGTTCCCATGGCGTCCTCCCTCCAGCCCGAACGCTCCTCCCTCGCGACGTTCATCCGCAAGAACCGAAACGAGCTGGGCCTGGCGGTGGCGACGCTGGTCGTGATCGCGTTCACCTCATTCGTCAGCGATTCCTACCGAACCTTCCCCGCCGAGAACGCCAAACTGATCCTTCGGGACACGGCCCTGCTGGGAATCTTCGCGCTGGGAGCAGCGACGGTCATCATCGCCGGGGGAATCGACCTCTCCAGCGGTTCGGTGATCGCCTTCAGCGGAACGATCTGCACCGGCATCATCCTGCTGCTGGCCCCCACCGACGGGTCGACGCCGATCACCGACGATTTGCCGTTGTGGATCCTCGGTGTGGCGATCCTGGCGACATTATTCGCAGCATTCCTCATCGGCAGCTTCCACACGTGGCTGATCACAGTGATCGAGCTGCCGCCTTTCGTCGCCACGCTCGCGTCGCTGGTCGGCCTGCGGAGCCTCGCCAAGCTCCTCATTCAGGACATGACCCGCGTCGCGTTCGACATCAACACCGGTAAGTCGAACATCAGTATCAACGACGACACGTTCCTCTCGCTTGGCAACGAGTGGTGGATCCCCCCCACGATCTTCGTCGTCCTCTCGCTACTGCTCTGGCTGCTGCTGTCGAAGACCGTCGTCGGCCGGCACCTGTACGCGATGGGTGGCAACGAAGAAGCCGCCCGGCTCAGCGGTATCCGTGTCGAGCGACTCAAGTGGCTGGCCTACTGCATCGGCACGCTCACGGCTGCCATTGCCGGCATCCTTTACACCAGCTACGTGGGAACGGCCGAGCCGACCCGCGACGGACTGGGCTACGAACTGAACGCCATCGCTGCCGCGGTCGTGGGGGGCTGCAGTCTGGCGGGCGGAATCGGCACCGTGCCGGGCGTGATGCTGGGCGCGCTGTTCCTCCGCGTGGTGATCGACTCGGTCGCCAAGACGTTCAAGTCGCGGCCGGACCTGTTCGAGGGACTGGTCGTTGGGGTGCTCGTTGTGCTGGCGGTGGCGTTCAACGAACTGCGCGGCAGCCGGGGCCTGAAGAAGCATTTCTTCCCCGGTGCCCTGGGACTGCTGAACCTGCTGATCCTCACGACGCTGGCCGGGACGATCACGTTCGTCACTTCGACCGAAGACAAGATGCGCAACGGTCTGGTCGCCGCTGGCGCCACCTTCGTACTGCTCGCGATCCGGGCGGTTGCCGAACGCCTCAGCCGTGAGCGGGCCGCTGCCGGCTGACCCGCTTTGCAATAATCCCTCCGTGCCCGCCCCCGCAGGTGGTCGACCCGCCATGACCGAATCCGTTTCGCCGCTCATCGACATCCGCCACGTTACCAAGCGTTTCCCCGGCGTGGTGGCGCTCGACAACGTTTCGTTCGATGTGCTGCCGGGTGAACTGCACGCCGTCTGCGGCGAGAACGGGGCCGGCAAAAGCACGCTGATGAAGATCCTCTCCGGCGTGCAGGTCGACTACGAAGGGGAGGTTGCGGTCCGTGGCAACGTGGTGCGCTTCGGCGGAACGCGCGATGCCGAGGCGGCCGGCATCAGCATCATCCATCAGGAGCTCAATCTCGTCGAAGAACTCTCCGCCGCGGCGAACATCTTTCTCGGTCGGGAGAAACGGTCAGCACTCGGCCTGCTGGACGATCGAGCCATGGAAAGGGAAGCAGCCGGCCTGCTCGACCAGCTCGAATGCAACATCCATCCTTCGACGCCCGTCCGGGAACTGCGGGTGGGAGACCAGCAGCTGGTCGAAATCGCCAAGGCGCTCTCGCTCAACTCGGACATCCTCATCATGGATGAACCGACGAGTGCGCTGACGGAGTCTGAAGTCGAGCGGCTGTACCGCGTCATCGACCGCCTGCAGGAGCGGAAAGTCACCATCCTGTACATCTCACACAAGATGGACGAGGTCTTCCGCCTTTCCGACCGCATCACCGTGCTGAGAGATGGTCGCCATGTCGAGACACTCAAGCGGGCCGACACCACTGCCCGCGAAGTGACGCACCTGATGGTCGGCCGTGAAATCGAAGAAGTCGCCTTCACCGACAATCGCCACGCCGGCGATCCCGTTCTCGAAGTCGAACACCTTTATCTCCCCTGGCCGGAGCATGCCCGCGACTGGCGGCTGGAGGACATCTCGTTCTCGCTGCGTCGGGGTGAAGTGCTGGGCGTCGCCGGTCTGATGGGAGCCGGACGGACCGAACTGCTCGAATGCCTGTTCGGCGCGAGCCCCGAAGCGCCGCAGGGAACGATCCGCCTCGAAGGCAAAGAGGTCGCGTTCTCGCATCCCTGTGAAGCGAAGGCGGCCGGCATCGCCATGGTGACCGAGGACCGCAAGCGACTCGGCCTGTTCGCGCAGATGTCGGTCCGTGAGAACATCACCATTTGCACACTCGACGAAGCATCAACCGGCGGAATGGTTCGCAGCGGGGCCGAGCGGAATCAGGCGGAAGAATCCATTTCCCAGCTGGGGATCAAGACCGCCGGCAGCGAAATCGCGATCACCAGCCTGTCCGGCGGCAATCAGCAGAAGTGCATCATCGCCCGCTGGCTGCGCACCAACCCGAAGGTGCTGCTGCTGGATGACCCGACCCGCGGCGTCGACGTGGGAGCCAAGGCGGAACTGTACAAGGTGATCGACGCCCTCTGCCGCGAAGGCCTGGGAATCATCGTCACCTCCAGCGAACTGCCCGAACTGATTACACTCTGTGACCGGATGCTGGTTCTCTGTGAAGGCCGGCTGACGGGAGAGCTGCAACGCGAAGACTTCACCGAGCAGCGGATCATGGAACTGGCCACGCAGACCGAGCCGGTCACGGGGCAGCGCCAAGCCGACGTGCCGGCCCTCCGTGGCCTCGAAGCGTAACTGACGAATTCCACAAGCGGGAACCCGACACATGCCACCCCTTCAGTCCATTCTCTGCCTTGCCGCCGGCATCGCTCTGGCCGTAACCGTCACCCCCGCCCGGGCCGACAAACCGCAGGCGGCCGCGTCGTCGGAGTCGGCTCAGTCCCTGTTCGACGGCAAGACGCTCGATGGCTGGGTCGTGAAGCCGGCCGAACCGGGCAAGAGCCAGTGGCGGGTTGAAGACGGCACGATCGTCGCCGAGATCGACGGCGGCAAAGGCTCCGACCTGTGGACCGAGAAGTCGTACCGCGACTACGAGCTGCGGCTGCAGTACAAGACCTTCACCGACGACTACGACACCGGCGTCTTCCTTCGCGGCAGTGGTCACCAGGTGCAGATCGGCATCTCCGGCAGTCTCAAGAAGGACATGACCGCCTGCATCTACGCTCCCGCCGACAAGAAGGGGGGCTACCCCGGCCAAACCGACAAGGTGACCGCCGTCAACAAGGTCGGCGAGTGGAACGACCTGCGGATCGTGCTGACCGGCAAGCGGATCCAGACGTTCCTCAACGGCGAGCCGATGGTCGACTACGAGGGGATCGCCATCAACGAAGAAGGCCCGATCGGCCTGCAGCTGCATGGCAACCGGACGATGAAGGTGGCGTTCCGGAACATTGAAGTCACGAGGCTTGAGCAGTGAGGCTTGAGCCTTACGGCGGGTGGCTGGCGGTCGTCGCGCAGCGACGCTGCTGGCCGTAGGGCCGGATTCATCCGGCCGCCGGGCATGTCCACGGCCGGCAATAGCCGGCCCTACGACACTGATTGGGAGCTCACCAGTCGTTTACCGGGCAGGCAGGAATGCCTGCCCCACCTGTCTGATCTTGCCCCCTCGACCAGCAGGACCGTGATGCCCAGCGCACGGCTCGCAGAGCTGTGGCACCCCGCTGCCCTCCGGGCAGAGTGAGGAGAACGTAGAAAGAAGAGCAGGAGAGCTCGCGGCATGCTCGCCTCCAAAGGGCGAGCATGGCACCCGGCCCCCCCCTCAGTTCACAAAGAAGAACCGTTCGGCAGCCTTCACCGTCTTCGGGTCGGTCTCGCGAAGCTTGAGCAGGTAGTCGGCGGCCTTCGCCGCATGCGGGGCCGGGGCTCCCTCGGCAGTCTTCGCCTTCTCGGCCACGAGGAAGAACCGCACGATCGCCCGCTTGATTGACGGGATGTCGTATCCGTCCTGACCGTACAGCTCCATCAGCCGATCGGTGACTGACCAGTCCTGCCAGCGGGCCAGGTCGGTGATGACCAGATCGGCCAGTTCCGGACGGTCGAGCAGAATTCTCATCGACGCCCGCAGCCGTTCCTTCGTGATCCGGCCGTCGCCGTACGTCCACATGAACCGCAGGGCCTGCATCGCGGCATACGTTTCGCTGAAGGGGATCGTCTCGTCCCGCAGCTTGTGCTCGTCGAGAACCTCCAGGCCTTTCTCGCCGGTCAGCACCAGGTAGCCACCCATGATGCCGTCAATCCCCAGCCGGAACTCTTCGGTCGGCTCGAGGATCCGCTTCTTCATCAGCTCGGCGTCCTGCTCTTCGCCGGAGAGTCCCAGCATCAGGCCGTACAGGCCCAGACGCGTCGCGGGCGTGTTCTCGTCGACGATCCACTTCCGCAGCTTGTCGCGGGGCATTTTGTCGGCAAGCGGCGTGATGTCCTCGTACGGAGCATTGGCGAATTCGCCGTAGGCATCGGTAGCGATCATGGGATCGCTGTACTCGAGGAACTGCATGAAATACTCGAGCCGCGTGGTGGTGGGGGTCTCTTTCGTGGGTGCCTGCTTCATGTACTGGAAGGCGGTGTCGGTCACTTCCAGCGGGCTGCTCCATTCGAGCGAATCGGTCTGTGTGCCGAGCAGCAAAAACAGGTCTCCCTCCTTGCCGGCCCGATAGCGATCGAGCACGACGGGGAGCTTCGGCTTGAGGGTGCCGCTCGAATCGTGCACGACCTCGATCACCTCGTAGGTGGTCGTGCCGGGAAACCCCTTCTCGCGATCGGCCGGCTCTCCCTTCGCCCACTGGACGAGGGCGGCGGCATCGGCCTGGTTAAGCTGCTCGGTCAGCGTCAGCGACGGGGCCTCGCAGAACGGACAGGCCAGGGCGGCCTGTGCGGGGATCAGCAAAGCCGCAATGGCGGAACAGATGAACGTGCGAAAGAGAATCGTCCGCATGGTGGCACCTCCCTGGGGGAGCAGTCGCGGTGAATGGATCAGGTGGGTTCGCGTGGTACGGAGTCGACGAGGCCGACCGGGCTAGTTGTCGATCACGATCGCGTCGTCGATCTCGTACAGCTGGTAGACGTCGCCGTCTTCGATGTCGGGCCGCAGGTGAAAGACGCCCACCACATCGAAGGGTCGCCCCTGAATGTAGTCGGTCGTCACACCAGAGCGCATCTGGACCGGAAGGATGTCGTACGGCTTCGGATTCCGCCCGAAGCAGCAGATCTGATTATCGCGCGCCAGGACAAATCCGGGCAGCCCTTTTTCGAGCGGCGGTGGATACATGAAGCCCCGCAGACGGATCCGCTTGCCATCCAGCTCCCGCATCCAGTCGGGAAGCAGGTTGGGGGCGTCGGCCGTCACCGGATCCATGTTGAGCACTTTGAGCAGGTCGAGATCGTCGAAGCTGACCCGCAGGGCACCTTCCGGTCCTTCGGTCTGAAACTCCCGTTCGGGCACCAGCAGTTTGACGCCACCTTCCTGCTTCTTCGGCGTTTCCGTCTCTGCAGGAGCGTCACCCGACTCGACGACACGTTCGCCCGGTGCGGCCGTGCGCGGTTCGACCACGGGCTCGGGCATGGGGGAGTTTCCCCCGTTCGACGTCGTGGGCGTTTCCGGCGGCGAGCCGTCATCTGTCGCCACCGAGTCGGGCATCGGTGCTTCGACCGGTGCAGCAGGCTCCGGAGTCTCGACGGGTTGCTCCATCACGGGAGCGGGCTCGCCCGACGTCCCGTCGATCGGGTCGACAGCGGCCGGTTCTGTGGGAGTCGTGACGTCGCCCGCGGACTCGGCATCCTCGTCGGCGGCGTCAGCCTCGGCGTGAGCCGGTTCTTCACCGATCCCGGTCTCCGTCTGCGTGACCGCTTCGTAGGTGCGGTACTCGGCATCGTCTCCGGTAGAACATCCCGAGATGCTCATCAGACCGAGGACGCACAGACAGGAAACTTCCGGGACTCGGAACCTACGCATTAAAACTGCGTCCTCGCTTTCGAGAAGAACTCTCCCCGCAGGATGTACAGAGGTTCAAGCGAATCTTCGCCGGTGAACTTCGTGTTCAGCTCGAAGGTACCGGCAACCGACACGCGACCGGCGTAGTAGTCGACGTGCTTCCCTTCCTCCATAACCACTCCGATCATGTCGGTCAACGCTGGTTGTCCACCGAAGCAGCACTGCCCGCTGTCCTTGAGCAGCAGAAAACTGGGGAGATCGGCGGTCTGGCCGGTCGGATACATGAACCCTTTCAGGAAGATCTTCTTCCCCACCAGCCCCTTCACGTCCGGGTGCACCTGCTGCTGGTCGTTCTCGATCACGAAGCCTTTCTTCGCGATCTCCTGTGTAAAGCTGACCCGGTCGTACCCTTCGGGAACCTCCGTCTGGTAGGCGTACACCTGGTACGCCGTCCCGGAGAAGAAGAACCCGACCGACAGCACAAGTCCCGCGGTCGACAGGCGAACCCCACCCAGAGCGCCGGCGGCCCGGCGGATCTGAAACAGTGCCAGCAGGCTGATGACCGTCCCCAGCAGGGCCAGCAGGATGCCGAACAGACCGAGCATCGCCGTCACCGACAGCACGCCCAGAATGCATCCCACGACAGCCACGACCGGCACGGGTTGATAGTCGAACTTCCCGTATTCGCCGCGGTCCACCGATTCATCTGCGGCGTCCGGGCGATCCAGCACCTGTGACATGATTGACTTCCCGACGACGTAAGGAACCGAAGGAACAGAAAATACCCGAATATCGAGTCCCGGAATTATACCCGATCACTCCGGCCCGGTTGCAAGGCGCTCCCGCTCCGAAGGCCGTTTTCCGCCCGGACCGGCCCGGAAATCCCTCCGACAGCCGAATCTGTTTCAGCCGTCTCACTCACCCCCAACCGGACAGTTTCCTGCCGGCTTTCGGCCCCGGCCGTCGCCGCTTGTCTCCCGGCAACCGGTCCGGTAGCTTGACCGGATCGCACAACTTCAACGCAAGGAAACGGATCTGATGAGTGCTGACGCCCGCATTTCGGAACTGAACCTGGAACTTCCGCCCGCGCCGAAACCGGGAGGCGTCTACCAGCCGGTCGTCCGCGTCGGCAACATGCTGTACGTCTCGGGGCACGGTCCGCTCAAGTCGGACAAGACTCTCATCACCGGCAAGGTCGGGACCGACCTCTCCCAGGAAGAAGCCTATCAGGCCGCTCGACAGGTGGGACTGGCCATCCTCGCCACGCTCAGGCAGAGCCTCGGCTCGCTCGACCGGGTCACGCGGCTGGTCAAGTCGCTCGGCATGGTCAACGCGACTCCCGACTTCGGCGAACATCCGGCTGTCATCAACGGCTACAGCGACCTGATGCGGGACGTCTTCGGTGACGACGCCGG
This region includes:
- a CDS encoding 3-keto-disaccharide hydrolase, with amino-acid sequence MPPLQSILCLAAGIALAVTVTPARADKPQAAASSESAQSLFDGKTLDGWVVKPAEPGKSQWRVEDGTIVAEIDGGKGSDLWTEKSYRDYELRLQYKTFTDDYDTGVFLRGSGHQVQIGISGSLKKDMTACIYAPADKKGGYPGQTDKVTAVNKVGEWNDLRIVLTGKRIQTFLNGEPMVDYEGIAINEEGPIGLQLHGNRTMKVAFRNIEVTRLEQ
- a CDS encoding sugar ABC transporter ATP-binding protein codes for the protein MTESVSPLIDIRHVTKRFPGVVALDNVSFDVLPGELHAVCGENGAGKSTLMKILSGVQVDYEGEVAVRGNVVRFGGTRDAEAAGISIIHQELNLVEELSAAANIFLGREKRSALGLLDDRAMEREAAGLLDQLECNIHPSTPVRELRVGDQQLVEIAKALSLNSDILIMDEPTSALTESEVERLYRVIDRLQERKVTILYISHKMDEVFRLSDRITVLRDGRHVETLKRADTTAREVTHLMVGREIEEVAFTDNRHAGDPVLEVEHLYLPWPEHARDWRLEDISFSLRRGEVLGVAGLMGAGRTELLECLFGASPEAPQGTIRLEGKEVAFSHPCEAKAAGIAMVTEDRKRLGLFAQMSVRENITICTLDEASTGGMVRSGAERNQAEESISQLGIKTAGSEIAITSLSGGNQQKCIIARWLRTNPKVLLLDDPTRGVDVGAKAELYKVIDALCREGLGIIVTSSELPELITLCDRMLVLCEGRLTGELQREDFTEQRIMELATQTEPVTGQRQADVPALRGLEA
- a CDS encoding substrate-binding domain-containing protein, producing MMRYAKSVCRWPLAWMILALPLMVGCPGEVPSGGNGAAGGNGETKRIVILTNGDDPFWDACEAGAFKAEEELGLAEDGLAVTFERADFTVKGQVDKLKQYALQSDIVALGISVYKPDSKQIADELRKLRERGVKVVTIDGDIDREQFRDARFAYLGTDNIVGGRELGRATAAVLPEGGQFAFFVGSTSAANAIARMQGFIEGAGPAFEEVTRLEDGGDRPKARKNVQDALDQYPEIDALVGIWAYNTPQIVAVVEDQNIRDKTKVSCFDAAEISIREMKDGNVDVMVVQNPYQMGHVGVRLLKAMVEENQEFIDEMYPDYSQEGEGDIYRTELRVVVPDEGSPITPDLFEEGTTFMKLSEFEEWLAERNLTSS
- a CDS encoding ABC transporter permease, producing the protein MASSLQPERSSLATFIRKNRNELGLAVATLVVIAFTSFVSDSYRTFPAENAKLILRDTALLGIFALGAATVIIAGGIDLSSGSVIAFSGTICTGIILLLAPTDGSTPITDDLPLWILGVAILATLFAAFLIGSFHTWLITVIELPPFVATLASLVGLRSLAKLLIQDMTRVAFDINTGKSNISINDDTFLSLGNEWWIPPTIFVVLSLLLWLLLSKTVVGRHLYAMGGNEEAARLSGIRVERLKWLAYCIGTLTAAIAGILYTSYVGTAEPTRDGLGYELNAIAAAVVGGCSLAGGIGTVPGVMLGALFLRVVIDSVAKTFKSRPDLFEGLVVGVLVVLAVAFNELRGSRGLKKHFFPGALGLLNLLILTTLAGTITFVTSTEDKMRNGLVAAGATFVLLAIRAVAERLSRERAAAG
- a CDS encoding RidA family protein — translated: MSADARISELNLELPPAPKPGGVYQPVVRVGNMLYVSGHGPLKSDKTLITGKVGTDLSQEEAYQAARQVGLAILATLRQSLGSLDRVTRLVKSLGMVNATPDFGEHPAVINGYSDLMRDVFGDDAGVGARSAVGMGSLPGNISVEIEAIFEIAD
- a CDS encoding DUF4190 domain-containing protein — protein: MSQVLDRPDAADESVDRGEYGKFDYQPVPVVAVVGCILGVLSVTAMLGLFGILLALLGTVISLLALFQIRRAAGALGGVRLSTAGLVLSVGFFFSGTAYQVYAYQTEVPEGYDRVSFTQEIAKKGFVIENDQQQVHPDVKGLVGKKIFLKGFMYPTGQTADLPSFLLLKDSGQCCFGGQPALTDMIGVVMEEGKHVDYYAGRVSVAGTFELNTKFTGEDSLEPLYILRGEFFSKARTQF